The sequence GAAGGTGTTCACATGTTCACGAAGGTGCATAAACAGACTTGCCCCAAATATCTTGGCTAGTTAATGTCTGAAATGAATAGATTGAAGGAACGAACTGAAGCAAAATCTGTTACGTTGACAGCGGTGTCACCGCATGATGGCTGGGTGATCGCCAGCGAGCTAGAGCCCAAACTTTATGCCAAATTATAATATACATGGCGATAGAGTTAAAACCGTTTACAAAAGAAAGAGGTTTCAGTCAAATGATTTATTTCTTGATCTTTATTACAGCATAGACAACCGCAAAGtcacacgatttgaactaatttgggataattggatgctgaagtaatgccgatttaatctacaaatgtaatctcatctgcttttctttttacattacacacttgtttttatgggtaatttgttatattgcaatattcagctatatggcacctaacacttttgagaaatttgaaaaatatgaaaatccaattatcccaaattagttccaatcgagtTAAGTATAACTTAAAACGTATCGTATATGTTCCATCACTTGATTGTCTATTATATTTTACCACGTGACACAAGATAACTACTGTATCGGTACAATGAGCTTCAGAAACACAGCAGGGCTTCTCATCTGAATATACgtataaccatggaggtaaaaaacctccaagaaaacatttcaaaatacctaTGCATTGTTTTTTGCTTTGCAAGATATGTATGCAAGGCGAAATGGTACAACCCAACAGCCTTACCGAACAGCCAAGTATTGAACATCTGGACAAAGAAATCAAGATGTGGGTGCACTTGAAAGCCGGTGAAACTTGTGAAGCCAATCCCATCATGGTTGAGGTATACATGAACGTTGTTTGTGTTGTTGACGTGCAGAGACAGATCATGACAAACGTGATCGGTAAATTTTGTCCGGCCTGATGAAACAAAATAAACTACAGTGAAAGGTTCATCATCTTgtcattatgcaaatgatttcaaaactattaatatattaattgaGGTCTTCTCCAACGGCTGTCTTGTCCCTGAGATAAGACAAAACTCTTTACAACAAATGCCTTGTATTGCattatgatattgttttctTACTTCCAACATGCACAgaactagactgaaagatccgtcgctcgagggcgcgctctacccccccccccccaccttgtTTCTCACGTTGCAAAGTTGGTGATGTTATCCACGAAAGATGAACTAATTACAACATTATTTTTGTGGTTTGATATCGCAGTGTGTACTTAAATTTTCGTTCAAAGCTAACCTGTCTACTAATTCGACCTGTTGGTATGGCCAATAACTTCctttaattttctttatttattcataaTAGCTTTCACAGCTGTAGCCATTTATCGAAATATATCAGTAGAAATATTGACACGGTGTTAAAACACGGAGAAGAGACGAAGTTTTAAAAACAACCACTTTTACTCAGAAATGCAAAGTTTAATGTTACTTATTGATAACAGGTTCAAGATGTCCATTAGATTTATTTCAGAGCAAACTGTTTAGCTTGATAAAGTTTTCAAAGAGACTATCACCATGCGGCCATATAGTTTATGTGAACGACAAGTAATGCAACAACCAGGGGTTTGGGATCACGGCTTTTACGTGACAGTTTAATCAGACACCATCGGCAGTGGGTGCTGTTACACCCTGACTATCGGTACTGTCATTTCACACAGGTGACGATAGCAAAGACAGAACAACAGATAATAGATGAAGAAGAAAGAGCCACCTTGGAGGATGAATTGTGCCGTGAAGATATACTATCAGGTAAACCATATTCAATCGATTGTAGGAAGTTGGCTCTTCGTCGCAGTCGCTTGAATAAAATACTTGTGGAGATCACTGGTGAGAAGGTAAGTGTTTTCATAAACGCTCGTAGTGGATTAAGGTAGACTGAGCCTCGATGTGGGACAGATATATGGAATCACAAACCTTTACAAAACCCTTTTGGCATATCAGTTATgttgctcattttgaagcttatttgGTAAATAAAGTTGTCAACGGcctagttttgtgaaaatcaggaattttatctTCCCCCATAGAaataacacaaggatggcggcgaAATTTTCCGCTGTGACTCCCGATTGCTtacttttgaaaaagaatggttgaatatttgcttgaggaaagtttgagtaaatttaagtctttcattttcgaggcgcgaactaccttaagtcACATGCAATTTAGTGACGAGGTAAAATTTTGACTTCAGTTGGGAAAAGTGCTCCCCCTTTCATTTTCATAAAGAATACTTTGCGATAATGCGTTCCCCCGTCACATATATGCGAAGAAATATCAGCACCTGGATATTTATTGCGCTGAAAGtagttttttgcaaaatccacaacagatatttttgaaaatgaagttttctATTTTGTCACGTGAGGAGACTGGAGATAAGTCACATCGTCTGTATATGATTTTAGGTGAGCATGTTTCATGAAGGCGAGAATCAACAAGGCATTACTATGTCATGAATTCATAATACCGTTAACAATGCGCACTGGAAATGCATACGAAGTCACAAAGTCAAAAAGTAATTGAATTTCTATTCTCATTGACTGCTGTCAATCTGAATCACATTCTGTGGAACTCGTACTTTGCCGGTCTTTCTGACCGCACTACCTCATATTGCGGTGTTCTTCATTTTCGCACAGCTCATTCGAAAAAGAAATCGTCGCTGCCTATCCTCGCATAATGGCGGTGGCTAAACACTATCTCTGGAATTTACGCCATCCTTCCTTCGTGGACTATCTGGACCACGTCATCAAGCGATTTGTCCTGGAAAAACCAGAGGAAGtctggtggtggtggtggacgGACGGCGTCACCGTTCCAGTGAAGGACAAGTTGATTCTGTTGATTGAGGTGGACAAGACGCTCACAGCACTGGACGCGACGCTGAAAACTCCGACAACCTGGGACATGATCAGAGTGAAGGGCCTGCCTGTTCAACTACCAACACCGTCTGTCAAGATACCCATGTTGGATCAGGTTGTCAAGACAGTTATGATTGATGAAATTACACGTAAGAACGCTGTACATGACTAATGTTTATTGTCCCAGAACTGCAGTAAAACATATGACCGGTAGTGTTCAGAAGGCATTGTTGATGAAATTCCTTTTTATGCCAAAAGCGAACTTTACGGCTGTAAATGTCTGGATACGGCAAAacagaaaattgcaaaataaatttgaagatATTCTTGGTTACAATTTCTTAAAATGTCTGATTGGTTGACCACGAAAAAGGCAGTAAAGGGAGTTTTAACGATTCATACCAAGCATTTTTATATTCATAAATAGAGTCCAGAGCTTAGATTTAATTCTGCATAGCCTTATTGCGAACATCTCGACCAGTGTTCTAATGTTACTACTGTTTTCTCCCCAATAACACTCTGGGATGAAAAAGTGGCTGTTAAACAGTAAAGAGAAACATACACAGTGGTGTGAAATTGTGAATGCTAAATCTATCAATAGTAATATAGGTCACTTGCAAACTCACGGACGATGTACATTTGTTTGATTGCAAGTACTTTCTAAATAGACATCTAAGGGTATTTAAGACTTTCTTACACACTCCAGATACTGGCTACCTTTCTGCTCTTTGGTCTGCATTCTCTATGTCggaaatttttgaaagtctgTCTTACAACAAACTCCAACTTATGAGTGTGCCGCTTGTGCGTTgaccatgtttttgaaaggaAAGGGACGTAATGAAGAAAGGGGGAGAAGAGGGCGCCACCATACGACAGTGAGGAAAAGGGGTAATATAAAATACGACAGCATGACAAAGAAACTGGCCAATAGAATTGTGTGATAGAGATACCGTACTCGATTGAGTGGTGCGGATCTAGGCATGCAAAGATAGAATAAAAAAGGGCATCGATTATACATTTATCAATCATTGGTCTTTGTTCGCAGCTTCTTGCAAAGTTATGGGATCTGAAATCAACACTTTTGATAAGgcgatttttgaaaatgtatttgacGAATGCGATCAACTCGTCGCTATGGATGGCACTGCAAGCGAAGCTTTCGCTGTTACTGCAGCAACGAAACCACAGAGTGTGTTGAAGGTATGAACACCTGAAGGTCACGTTTAGACTTCAAATTTATGAATATGTGTGAACGGAGAAAACGAGTGTTGTAAAAAAATGCGGACAATTGTTGAAATTGAAGAAAGGTACGCGaaagtatgttttttttaaaatcagaacaaataaaagaaagtcTAGTTAAATTTTAGCCGTCTCAACTTCTGATGATTGCAACATTGCTCCCTCTATCGGTTATTCTTCTACAGTCAGAGAGTAGTTCATTACGATGATTTTCTCAGTAGTGAGAAAATCCAgttgatgattttgtttttaggAGTCGTTTCACAATACGTTTACTTTGAACTGTTTTCGCGTCAAAGTAAATCTATTTGAACtacattttctattttcaacgaaattgtGTACCTCGTTTTATAGATTTTCGCATAATAAATAAAAGTATTTGGGCAAAAATAGAGGCTAcaaaattaaagggacaaagtcggccatttttcattaattttgtttgatgcaagatactacttatattgtttaacatcttgaaaaatactgaatacatgggtgaccatgcatacattcgaccccggttttagacaaattaaatgaaaccatcgcgataatgaattaatggtcgtgccattaattcattttcgcgatggtttcatgtatagTGTATAAAACTGGCTTGTATCTTCTTGCATGTCCATCCAATGTGCACGCACGTAATAAATTCTGTGCCTCACTTTGCATGATACAGATCGTGAGCGTTTTCCTGGAAAAGAAGAAAATCGATCTGATCCCGTCTTACGGAGCAGACTTCATCATAAATATCGATGGCCAGATCAAGCCACTGATGTTCAGCGAGAGAATGCTGGTACTCAGCGACGACGAAATCGTAATCGAGCCCCTGGACGCATGCGAACCATTTCCAGTGAAGGTTCGCAAACCCgtgttgtttgaaattagacaccACAGCGCCAACGTTGAACTGGTAGCAGATCATATTGGTCTCAAAGTCAAGACCGATGGAATTAACTTCAAAGTTCAGGTGAGTTTTACATACAGAACAATGGGGGCTGCTTTCCACACGCGTTTCATCATGCAAATCAGGGAGGGACGTGGATGTCATCACTTTTAGCTGTCATAAACAGTCCTGTATGGGGAAAAGGTATGGTTTTACACATCTATTTCACAGATCTCTTGGTTTGAATCTCAGAAACAAAGAAACGGGCCAATCATAGACAACTTTACGAAACAGCTTACGATCAGCGCCAAATTGTGACATTTCATTCGTTATCTGAAGGGCTGATTTTGTTCAAGTTAAACAAACAGGATTGTTTTGCActtaaaaaatcttgttttgtgGTATTTTCTCAGCATTTCTGACTCTCTAatgctttttcaaaaatcaggaCTGTCAGTGTTGAAGCCAGGACGCGCCCCTGCTACAATGTCCCCAAAATCGAATCCGTTGTCCCGCATTCTCTCATACTATGGGTTACCTCAGGCGAACTCTGAGTCGACTGTGTTgggtgtagtctgcaagtaatatctgACACCGATGATGGCCTTTCTATTGCATGATTGTATTGAGGCTTACATATCCATACTTTCGAATCTGCGATTAGAACTTAATAAAAAAAACGCTGCACTTGATATTGTAACTTGCTTGTAGTCCAACTGAACTGTCTAATCGGCGGCAGATACAGTGTACAAGCTGCTACAGTTGCCTGAAATTTAAGCATGGTAAAGCTATCgtggtagcttgaattttgttttgtgaaagtaatttgttacaaaatagtACAAATTTGATTAACAAGTGACGTATGTTATCcccaaaatgtgtgaaatgtcCCCAAGAATGAACGGTTGGGGACATAGTGTCTCttggtttaaaattcctggctgcaaaaCTGATGACTGATGACTTAAAGTATTTATTCGAAAGACCCGACGAAAAATCTCTTTCAATAAAGCACCGTTGTATCACTGTAATCGCCAAGTGCAAAAATATCGACAAATCCTTCAGACTGAGATGTTTAGTtgcaatttgaaatattgatgtTGTCGGCGCACTTGTACGGTATCCCTAAGGTGCACGAAATGTCGTAGTAAACATGCATACCATTCGTAATGATGATAATTGAATGAAAGCATATAGGTGTGATGATGACCACGTTAAAATTATGATATATGTACGTACGGCCGTGTACTCGCTATCGACAAGCACCTTCCGCACTCAGTAATGGCAGTTACAGGGACAAGCCGTGATTTAAAAGAGTACCGTCATTTCTGATTGTAGTTGCCAATCATTACCGTGACCGTGAGGAGGAATACATGCACTATCAAAACTTGTTAGAGCTGCTGACGTTTCATAAGCAAATAAGTACTAATGCCTCTTTTGTATTAATTAATcttatggaatatgcaaattaacaaaaccTAATAGTATCAACAAAAGTACCGCGGATGGCGGCTTCTAACAAGTTTCAAACTTGGAGACAACTTATCAATCGAATGTTCGTGAAATTTTCCAAAGAAGGAAAAATTAgcatcaaaatttaaataaatcgTAAAACGCATTTCTTTTGcttaaattgcaaatttatttgGAAAAATGTCTTTCATCACACAGGCATCACACCTGCTTCGTAACAACCTGATCGGTCTGTGTGGAAACTTTGATGGCAATGTTCTGAACGACAACATCGCCGCACACGGGTTGACGGTACCGAGCTGGAAGAAATTTGCCGAAACCTGGAAATTGACGCCCGAATGGTGTAGAGTTAACAGGATTCCACTGTAGATGGAAACACATAGGTAGGTTAACATCtgatctttctttctttaaaaaacacAGTGACACTCAATGGTGCGTTGGATAATCATGATGTATGTGCACAGGAAAGGGTTATGTCAACAGGAACGTCATACAAAATTGATTCCAACACACATAGAACATAACCTGACGTCTAAAATTATGGATGCAAAAGCTGgaacttttaataatattttcgttatttttgttcaaaaaagcAGTACTTTGCTGAAATATAAAGTACGCACTGTTTAAGCTTACAATATACGACGTAGTTCTCACCCAGTGAACAGGTGCGGCCAACGGACCttttcatcgaaaaagctattccaggagcaatttttgagggcaggggaaattttaattttgctagggcaggggacatgtttttaggtggtaggggagcaaattttagggttttttgtagggcagggcggatatcggttgattgtcctggggacagggcttggcgaaaaacgttttgaggggaattgcttccagggcaggggaaattggcaagttttttttcgccacagggcgagggagcttcaaaacttctcagtggggaggggaaacaggcaaaaataagtggggagtgggtaaaaatgaagtttgagtgtgggagggtaagtcggaaaattttctgtgggagggcaaattatgaacagctaattaattaccctcttgacttaaaattagtcagttcacattatttgtcatgcacaatatatcttatcatagtaaggacctttttaaaagtgcattgttcgttggctgcacctgagtGAATTCTTTGTCAGTGTAACATTTGTTTTAACGATAGCATATGACGTAACACACATACTGTGTACTAGCATCTCCATATGGATTTATCCGTATACAAAATCTGTATTGAACAGAAAGAACGGGAATACAGGACTATACTTCAAAAGTAACTGTTCATAGAACTTAGCTATGTTGAATGAATGGTCTTCGAACTTTTAATTTATGCAGGGGCGGTTCTAAATAATGTCTGTTGTCCTATTTATCTTTCCTCCAGAGTTACAAGGAATCATCTTCATGCCTATCAGATGCACATGGAGAAAACTTTAGAATATGACGCTTTGGGTTCAACGCCAGAGAATTCAACTCGTTTCATAAGCAACAAAATAACTCGTTGTATTCCTGTCTTTGATTAAGACTCTTATCTGTCAATGTTCGAAACTTGTACACttttcaaatgatgagtgaTGTCACTGTAATGATATAAACATGCACAGGGCTTCTCTTTTAAGACTTGAGATACGACCAAGCCTAGGTTTACAATAGAGAGATGACTTTTcgaaattgtttcaaaattgtTATGGTATTTTAGCTTTTCTCCCAACTTTACTGAAAAGCCAGGATAAAGAGTGCTAGATGCGTTcgtgtatttgttttgaaatacatgTCATGTGTATTGGTCTGGATATGCAATGTCACGGTGTTTAAATCTGCATCTGCGATGTGATGTTATACGAGCAAAACTACACTGGAACTGCTTTTATATGGTTGTGTCTGCTTGTTGAATTCTTTCTTGATAATAAATACAGTTGCATATTAAATGTCTTTCTTATGTGTTATTTTCTTTCCGCTTTCACCATAGCCCTGTGCATCATCTGACACCGATAAAATAACCAAATTTTCGAAGTTTAATAGTCAAACAGACGGCAATAGTTTGATCAAGTTTATTCTGTACCAGGTTTTTTGCTTGATAATTATGAAAAACTCTGCATATAGATACCAAGATTATATTTCAGACTTATCAAATTTAGGGAATGTACTTCACAGTTTccacaaaatttaccatagtcTATCTAGCTCTTCTGGGGTTTGCATTTGTTAAACTCTGTTTTGAGCTTTATCAAAACCAATTATGATAACAATGTCCATTTTTGAAGTACGGGCCTCGCAACTGAACTAAATTTAAACgaatcaaattttcttttaagaGAATTTCTCTTCTAAATCAAGGGTAAAAATTAGGATCATggagcaaaatttggtactttaAGGAAACACCTTCAAAACATACCgatattgattttcaaaatggccgctatcacTATTTGACTCTTTGGGTACAAATAATTTTCGATACTATCatattaaaatggccgccacaccagaaaGAGGCTATACCCGTGAGGGCTAGCTCGCTATCCAAAGTGATTTATGTT comes from Ptychodera flava strain L36383 chromosome 8, AS_Pfla_20210202, whole genome shotgun sequence and encodes:
- the LOC139139466 gene encoding vitellogenin-6-like, producing the protein MIRVKGLPVQLPTPSVKIPMLDQVVKTVMIDEITPSCKVMGSEINTFDKAIFENVFDECDQLVAMDGTASEAFAVTAATKPQSVLKIVSVFLEKKKIDLIPSYGADFIINIDGQIKPLMFSERMLVLSDDEIVIEPLDACEPFPVKVRKPVLFEIRHHSANVELVADHIGLKVKTDGINFKVQASHLLRNNLIGLCGNFDGNVLNDNIAAHGLTVPSWKKFAETWKLTPEWCRVNRIPL